Proteins encoded within one genomic window of Acidobacteriota bacterium:
- a CDS encoding TerD family protein gives MGISLSKGGNVSLEKSEPGLKKVLVGLGWDARGTDGADFDLDASVFMLAATGKVRSDYDFVFYNNLTSPDGSVVHSGDNRTGAGEGDDEAVRIDLTRVPGDVHKMVFCVTIHDAEARRQNFGMIGSAFIRIVNDENTREIVRYDLSEDASIETAMIFGEIYRHNNEWKFRAVGQGYKGGLAAMARQFGVDVG, from the coding sequence ATGGGAATCTCACTTTCCAAAGGTGGCAATGTTTCCCTCGAAAAAAGCGAACCAGGGCTGAAAAAGGTTCTGGTGGGGCTCGGTTGGGATGCACGCGGCACTGACGGCGCGGATTTTGACCTTGATGCCAGTGTCTTTATGCTGGCCGCAACGGGGAAAGTTCGCAGTGATTATGATTTTGTGTTTTACAACAACCTGACATCGCCGGATGGTTCAGTTGTCCATAGCGGCGACAACCGCACCGGGGCGGGTGAAGGCGATGACGAAGCAGTTCGCATTGATTTAACCCGGGTTCCGGGTGATGTTCACAAAATGGTGTTCTGTGTGACGATTCACGATGCTGAAGCCAGACGGCAGAATTTTGGCATGATTGGTTCAGCCTTCATTCGAATTGTGAATGACGAAAACACCCGTGAAATTGTCCGCTATGACCTTTCGGAAGACGCCAGTATTGAAACAGCCATGATTTTTGGCGAAATTTACCGCCACAACAATGAATGGAAGTTCCGGGCTGTTGGCCAGGGGTACAAGGGCGGCCTGGCGGCGATGGCTCGTCAATTTGGCGTGGATGTTGGGTGA
- a CDS encoding DUF721 domain-containing protein, with protein MSRLLPLMIKAAGQNEEILESACFAAWDLAVGQATSRISAPVSLSGKLLTVATLDQRWKKQLDTLTDQVLFRLNSTLGQPLVARIQIVVDSAWVEEKRRSLPTLLPLQPLPPPDPDLLDVANTIEDPKLRDQYLRTATRYLNHPSRDSKR; from the coding sequence ATGTCACGATTGCTGCCTCTGATGATTAAGGCAGCAGGGCAAAATGAAGAAATTCTGGAGAGTGCCTGCTTTGCGGCCTGGGACCTGGCAGTTGGACAGGCGACGTCTCGAATCAGCGCTCCCGTCAGCCTCTCAGGCAAGCTTTTAACCGTGGCCACACTTGATCAGCGATGGAAAAAACAACTTGACACCCTCACCGACCAAGTTTTATTCCGGTTAAACTCTACCCTGGGTCAGCCACTCGTGGCCCGCATTCAGATCGTCGTGGATTCAGCCTGGGTGGAAGAAAAGCGACGGTCACTCCCGACGCTCCTTCCACTGCAGCCACTTCCACCACCTGACCCTGATTTACTGGATGTAGCCAACACCATCGAAGATCCCAAACTGAGGGATCAATACTTACGAACCGCGACCCGGTATCTCAATCATCCGTCTCGCGATTCAAAACGCTAA
- a CDS encoding serine/threonine-protein phosphatase, translating to MSVSQNDILISVSARTDVGRRRSGNEDSFLVADVSTGQTGLCPEVLTHRLGHRGSLFVVSDGMGGAAAGEVASAMAVQILLEEMARETNPGVPIAEALRRASEIANQRIWEKSQSDMSVRGLGATLTASFVHQGHLYVSQVGDSRAYIVRGRQIKQITEDQSWANAIKKTGVDPRNIPNNVILQALGTQPHLNAEVTTIALCRGDFLLLCSDGLSNKVQDLEMQSIVLSSPSLEAACRALIDLANERGGEDNITVIVVRFDGESLPVGSNLTITQTFNVLPPVTDPENGTPPQSSPMTALLGSLPPPSPNYSAFPSHTQPQPGAVASLPPPPTAPLASTRPAPAPAPAMAPQVLPHKPQPVPGRVPVRWIVVGIGGGLILLIGLLLIFFAGYFKLTGTESTPPPAQSGHLPDPPAPAPESFPDRTGGTNGSMPAGDPGRTPEPNDPARMLNEVRETIFKLKQHLSAPDQLSISQTELHNHLSRLERGEQKLKHLIENQTITHEVKQQTIQEIHTDLENAKKAVTKAPKGEEGLPDRKGTFPTKPS from the coding sequence ATGTCGGTTTCTCAGAATGACATTCTGATTTCTGTTTCAGCGCGCACAGACGTAGGCCGGCGCCGAAGCGGGAATGAAGACAGCTTTCTGGTGGCTGATGTGTCCACTGGTCAGACCGGGTTGTGTCCGGAAGTCCTCACTCACCGCCTTGGCCATCGAGGCAGCCTGTTTGTGGTCAGTGATGGCATGGGCGGGGCCGCCGCCGGTGAAGTTGCCAGTGCAATGGCGGTGCAAATCCTGCTCGAAGAAATGGCCCGGGAAACCAATCCCGGGGTCCCAATCGCTGAAGCCTTGCGTCGGGCGTCGGAAATTGCCAATCAGCGCATTTGGGAGAAATCCCAGTCCGATATGAGTGTTCGCGGCCTGGGAGCAACGCTCACGGCTTCGTTTGTTCATCAAGGCCACCTCTATGTTTCACAAGTTGGTGATTCACGGGCCTACATCGTCCGGGGCCGGCAAATTAAACAAATCACCGAAGATCAATCCTGGGCCAATGCCATCAAAAAAACTGGGGTTGATCCGCGCAATATCCCCAACAATGTTATTTTACAAGCACTTGGAACTCAGCCACATTTAAATGCCGAAGTCACCACGATTGCACTTTGTCGCGGCGATTTCCTGCTCCTGTGCAGTGATGGACTCTCAAACAAAGTCCAGGACCTGGAAATGCAAAGCATTGTGCTCAGTTCCCCAAGCCTTGAAGCGGCCTGCCGGGCTCTGATTGATCTGGCCAATGAACGGGGCGGCGAAGATAACATCACCGTTATCGTGGTACGGTTTGACGGCGAATCGCTTCCAGTCGGCAGCAATCTGACCATTACCCAGACGTTCAATGTGTTACCGCCAGTAACCGATCCTGAGAACGGCACCCCTCCCCAGAGTTCCCCAATGACGGCGCTGCTTGGGTCACTGCCCCCCCCGTCACCCAATTACTCGGCATTTCCATCACACACGCAGCCTCAACCTGGAGCCGTTGCGTCCTTGCCACCTCCCCCAACTGCCCCGCTGGCCAGTACCCGACCAGCGCCCGCGCCGGCACCTGCCATGGCGCCGCAAGTGCTCCCCCACAAGCCCCAGCCGGTACCGGGTCGGGTTCCGGTGCGATGGATCGTGGTGGGAATTGGTGGTGGACTGATTCTTTTGATTGGACTGCTGCTGATTTTTTTCGCCGGGTATTTCAAACTGACGGGCACTGAGTCAACCCCACCACCAGCTCAATCCGGTCACTTACCGGATCCACCTGCTCCGGCCCCGGAATCATTTCCAGATCGGACTGGTGGCACAAATGGATCAATGCCGGCTGGAGACCCTGGGCGAACCCCGGAACCAAATGACCCGGCGCGGATGCTCAACGAAGTCCGGGAAACAATTTTCAAACTCAAGCAACACCTTTCCGCACCTGATCAACTTTCCATTTCCCAAACCGAACTCCATAACCATCTGAGCCGGTTGGAACGGGGAGAACAAAAGCTCAAACACTTGATCGAAAACCAAACCATCACTCACGAAGTCAAACAACAAACCATCCAGGAAATTCATACGGATTTGGAAAATGCCAAAAAGGCAGTCACCAAAGCTCCAAAAGGGGAAGAGGGTCTTCCAGATCGAAAAGGGACGTTCCCGACCAAACCGTCGTAA
- a CDS encoding zinc ribbon domain-containing protein, producing MAITTCPRCGAENKPTATMCRMCATPLEAPATLVAPANVVAGGYDAPKGPGDMPGPGEVLCGTCGAVNDSSWAFCQQCGSPLHRAPVAAAPPMAVPVAPKQAPPPSPPVAPPTVIAQPMAAPPTVIAQPMVAPPTVIAQPMAAPPTVVAQVGPGGPMQGGYPGPTQVSPPRQDEKPSGGSICSNCRKSNPAGSSFCASCGNKLTGQPAESTIAIASPTRGPVARLRLIQEGGGEGEVYNLDSDQVTVGRNSGDIRFPHDGYMSGRHAKISRRGDQFILNDENSRNGTFIKIDGDVVLKPGDVVLIGKQLFRFEVQ from the coding sequence ATGGCAATCACGACCTGTCCTCGATGTGGGGCGGAAAACAAACCCACGGCAACCATGTGTCGGATGTGTGCGACACCGCTTGAGGCCCCAGCAACCCTTGTTGCTCCAGCAAATGTTGTGGCCGGTGGATATGATGCCCCCAAAGGGCCTGGGGACATGCCTGGACCTGGCGAAGTTTTATGTGGCACCTGTGGTGCAGTGAATGATTCCTCCTGGGCATTTTGTCAACAATGCGGGTCTCCGCTTCACCGGGCTCCAGTTGCGGCGGCACCACCGATGGCGGTCCCGGTTGCTCCGAAACAGGCCCCGCCGCCGTCACCTCCAGTAGCCCCCCCGACGGTGATTGCCCAGCCGATGGCGGCCCCCCCAACTGTGATTGCCCAGCCGATGGTGGCGCCTCCGACCGTCATTGCCCAGCCGATGGCCGCCCCGCCAACCGTGGTGGCCCAGGTTGGTCCAGGTGGCCCAATGCAAGGCGGCTACCCAGGCCCCACTCAAGTCTCGCCTCCCCGCCAGGACGAAAAGCCTTCCGGGGGCAGTATTTGCTCCAACTGCCGTAAATCCAATCCAGCCGGCAGCAGTTTTTGCGCCTCCTGTGGCAATAAACTCACCGGGCAACCCGCCGAATCCACCATTGCTATTGCCTCGCCGACTCGGGGACCGGTTGCCCGACTCCGGCTCATTCAGGAAGGTGGCGGCGAAGGCGAAGTGTATAACCTGGATTCCGATCAGGTTACGGTTGGTCGCAATTCAGGCGACATTCGATTTCCTCATGACGGGTACATGTCAGGCCGACACGCCAAAATTTCACGACGCGGGGACCAGTTCATTCTCAATGACGAAAACTCGCGCAACGGAACATTTATTAAGATTGATGGGGATGTCGTTCTCAAACCAGGAGATGTCGTTTTAATCGGCAAACAATTGTTTCGGTTTGAAGTGCAATAG
- a CDS encoding DUF4388 domain-containing protein, with amino-acid sequence MGLFDRVRSVGQQMASMLDEAKIRREIDRFEKDLLTDPTNIFSMQQLGDLYQAAGLPDKSVSILCQAAELHRGRKEMDLALAFFRKAERLGTSDQRMTILRQLVDINMQLGRFEDAYQRMRNLLEILINKKEADTAIGLVNALPALGPKDAQYRKELVEMVNVNRDEWAQGAKGTWVIEGETPPTPEAALRDTDMKFPDHTLLLVDDEPGVVQLLNAAFNRLGCKILTASNGEEAFNLAVETEPTLIISDLLMPKMDGSQLFAQLRRHPTLSRVPFVCLTSRGQEMERIAALDRGVEDYWVKPFSIAELTIRVRKLLQRTRRPADMSGQLAQIALPELLQMLEGGRKTGILTVQSAGREAHLYFDQGFIVDAEMKDFRGEVVIYKLVYWMRGEFAFRSLQVTRECKISLNTQQLLMEAMRRYDEASRLIDEEFPDLSLVFVCGDSFYTLPIEKEFEPNMARIKKLFNGRNTLRTCCEELNGELETLVLIGELLQQKILEPGQEIEL; translated from the coding sequence ATGGGATTGTTTGATCGTGTTCGCTCGGTTGGTCAACAAATGGCCAGCATGCTTGATGAAGCCAAAATACGTCGTGAAATTGACAGGTTTGAAAAGGATCTTTTGACAGATCCAACCAATATTTTCAGCATGCAGCAACTTGGCGACCTGTATCAGGCAGCGGGTTTGCCCGATAAGTCGGTCTCCATTTTGTGTCAGGCGGCTGAATTGCACCGGGGGCGGAAAGAAATGGATCTGGCCCTGGCGTTTTTCCGCAAGGCTGAGCGCCTGGGTACGAGCGACCAACGCATGACGATTTTGCGCCAACTCGTTGACATCAACATGCAGCTTGGCCGGTTTGAAGATGCCTACCAGCGCATGCGCAACCTGCTGGAAATTCTGATTAATAAAAAAGAAGCCGACACCGCAATTGGCCTGGTCAATGCCCTGCCGGCACTGGGTCCCAAAGATGCCCAGTACCGAAAAGAACTGGTTGAAATGGTCAATGTCAACCGGGACGAATGGGCCCAAGGGGCCAAAGGTACCTGGGTGATTGAGGGGGAAACTCCGCCAACCCCGGAAGCCGCCCTGCGGGATACGGACATGAAATTTCCCGATCACACCTTGCTGCTGGTTGATGACGAACCGGGCGTGGTCCAGCTCTTAAATGCGGCCTTCAACCGCCTGGGCTGCAAGATCCTCACTGCCAGCAACGGCGAGGAAGCCTTTAATCTTGCGGTTGAAACCGAGCCAACCCTCATTATTTCCGACCTTCTGATGCCCAAAATGGATGGCAGCCAGTTGTTTGCCCAACTGCGCCGTCACCCAACGCTGAGCCGGGTTCCATTTGTGTGCCTGACCTCGCGTGGTCAAGAGATGGAGCGGATTGCGGCGCTCGACCGCGGCGTCGAAGACTATTGGGTCAAACCCTTTAGCATTGCCGAACTCACGATCCGGGTCCGCAAACTGTTGCAACGAACCCGTCGCCCAGCCGATATGTCGGGGCAACTGGCCCAAATCGCCTTGCCGGAATTGCTCCAAATGTTGGAAGGTGGCCGAAAAACCGGAATTTTGACAGTTCAATCGGCTGGACGCGAAGCCCATCTGTATTTTGATCAAGGATTTATCGTTGATGCTGAAATGAAGGATTTTCGGGGTGAAGTCGTCATCTATAAACTGGTCTACTGGATGCGCGGGGAATTTGCCTTCCGCTCTCTCCAGGTCACGCGTGAATGCAAAATCTCACTCAATACCCAGCAGTTGTTGATGGAAGCCATGCGTCGGTATGATGAAGCCAGCCGGTTGATTGACGAAGAATTTCCAGACCTGTCATTGGTTTTTGTCTGTGGTGATAGTTTTTATACCCTGCCGATTGAAAAAGAATTTGAACCCAACATGGCCCGGATCAAGAAACTGTTTAATGGACGCAATACCCTGCGGACCTGCTGTGAGGAATTAAATGGTGAACTCGAAACACTGGTCCTGATCGGTGAACTTCTCCAGCAGAAAATCCTTGAACCGGGGCAGGAAATTGAACTCTAA
- the ccsA gene encoding cytochrome c biogenesis protein CcsA encodes MWISPVKMLLFLSLMCYGVGVVHSLWLLIRKQNVLFPVAMGAMVVGFLAHTASLVVRGVEVQRYPLMMHQEVSSFLAWAVMAYFLGAQFWYRSKSLSLFVIPVVFIFTATALLLPADQEVPSLLRFGENSTLLVVHASVFVLAYAAFVITFLAGVMYLIQERELKLKRFGSFVFRLPSLDTCDDLSYKSLGIGFVLMTLGIVTGIVGSHHVAGIYWRGDPSEFLALATWIIYLFMVHCRLTAGWRGRRAALVGIVGFAMTLVSLVGVGYLSGFHFE; translated from the coding sequence ATGTGGATTTCTCCTGTGAAAATGCTCCTTTTCCTCAGCTTGATGTGCTACGGCGTGGGCGTGGTTCATTCCCTCTGGCTGCTGATCCGGAAACAGAACGTATTGTTTCCAGTCGCCATGGGGGCCATGGTGGTTGGGTTTCTGGCCCACACCGCATCGCTGGTGGTGCGGGGGGTTGAAGTGCAGCGCTACCCGCTGATGATGCATCAGGAAGTCAGTTCCTTTCTGGCCTGGGCCGTGATGGCCTATTTTCTCGGCGCTCAATTCTGGTATCGCTCCAAATCACTCTCGCTGTTTGTGATTCCGGTCGTGTTCATTTTCACCGCTACGGCACTGCTTTTGCCTGCTGATCAGGAAGTTCCCTCATTGCTCCGATTTGGGGAAAATTCCACACTGCTGGTGGTGCATGCCAGCGTTTTTGTCCTGGCCTATGCGGCGTTTGTGATCACTTTTTTAGCTGGGGTGATGTACCTCATTCAGGAACGCGAATTGAAACTCAAACGCTTTGGTTCCTTTGTGTTCCGGTTACCTTCGCTCGATACCTGCGATGATTTGAGCTACAAGTCGCTGGGCATTGGGTTTGTTTTAATGACACTGGGAATTGTGACTGGAATTGTCGGCTCTCATCACGTCGCGGGAATTTACTGGCGCGGCGATCCGTCAGAATTTCTTGCCCTGGCCACCTGGATCATCTACCTGTTTATGGTCCACTGTCGCCTGACCGCCGGATGGCGAGGCCGAAGGGCCGCCCTGGTGGGCATTGTCGGCTTTGCAATGACCCTGGTGAGTTTGGTCGGGGTCGGATATTTAAGCGGCTTTCACTTTGAATGA
- a CDS encoding glutamyl-tRNA reductase codes for MNLVLIGLNHKTAPVEIRERLAFGSQMLPHALHHLVDRANVEEGMIVSTCNRVEVLAKTAAHPSEARHIITQFLYNYHTLPQSEVAPHLYIHEGQQAVRHVFRVAASLDSMVVGEPQILGQVKDAYNEAVKAGVVGRTLYRLLPRAFSVAKRVRTETGIASFAVSLSYVAVELARKVFEDLRTKTALLIGAGEMAELAAKHLVASGIRKVLVANRTPENAKKLAESLGGSDWMTLESLPGRLHEADIIIASTGAETYVVDAMMARWALEKRRNRPMLLIDMSVPRNIDPSIADYDNLFVFDVDDLESVIAANLRERQREAQRAEGIIEVETEQFVASFHESDLGPTVAALKSRLTQLAHTEFERQRRHLGNLTPEQEEAIKTMLLGSFVNKVMHPMIRGLREAVHQEDGRVDLRQIFELEQQVHCLKDDPEPAEQRVAKPDKMTR; via the coding sequence ATGAATCTGGTACTCATTGGACTCAATCACAAAACCGCACCGGTTGAAATTCGCGAACGACTGGCATTTGGTTCGCAGATGCTCCCTCACGCCCTCCATCATCTGGTGGATCGAGCGAATGTGGAGGAGGGAATGATTGTCTCGACTTGCAACCGGGTTGAAGTACTGGCCAAAACGGCTGCTCATCCAAGCGAAGCACGACACATTATCACCCAGTTTTTGTACAATTATCACACACTGCCTCAATCTGAGGTAGCACCCCACCTGTATATTCATGAGGGGCAGCAGGCTGTCCGCCATGTTTTCCGAGTGGCTGCCAGTCTTGACTCGATGGTGGTTGGGGAGCCCCAAATTTTGGGGCAAGTCAAAGATGCCTACAACGAAGCCGTCAAAGCCGGAGTCGTTGGACGAACCCTGTATCGGCTCCTGCCGCGCGCGTTTTCGGTTGCCAAGCGAGTCCGGACTGAAACCGGGATTGCCTCATTTGCCGTGTCGCTGAGTTATGTGGCGGTTGAACTGGCTCGAAAAGTGTTTGAAGACCTGCGCACCAAAACCGCACTCCTGATCGGAGCTGGCGAAATGGCCGAACTGGCGGCCAAACATCTGGTGGCTTCGGGGATTCGCAAAGTCCTGGTTGCCAATCGGACCCCTGAAAATGCCAAAAAACTGGCCGAATCGTTGGGTGGGAGTGACTGGATGACCTTAGAATCGTTGCCAGGTCGGCTTCACGAAGCGGACATCATCATTGCGTCAACTGGGGCTGAGACCTACGTGGTTGATGCGATGATGGCGAGATGGGCGCTCGAAAAACGCCGAAATCGTCCGATGTTATTGATTGATATGTCGGTTCCGCGCAATATTGACCCCTCTATCGCTGACTATGACAATCTGTTTGTGTTTGATGTGGATGACCTGGAAAGCGTCATCGCGGCCAATTTGCGCGAGCGGCAACGGGAAGCTCAGCGGGCAGAAGGCATTATCGAGGTTGAAACCGAGCAGTTTGTCGCCTCTTTTCATGAATCTGACCTGGGCCCCACTGTGGCTGCCTTGAAATCTCGACTGACTCAACTTGCCCATACCGAATTTGAGCGTCAGCGGCGACACCTGGGAAATTTAACCCCTGAACAGGAAGAAGCCATCAAAACCATGTTGCTCGGGTCATTTGTCAACAAAGTCATGCATCCGATGATCCGTGGTTTGCGAGAAGCCGTCCATCAGGAAGATGGTCGGGTTGATTTGCGCCAGATTTTTGAACTCGAACAACAGGTACATTGCCTGAAAGACGACCCGGAACCTGCGGAACAACGGGTGGCAAAGCCTGACAAAATGACAAGGTGA
- the hemC gene encoding hydroxymethylbilane synthase produces the protein MTSSHLSRLDADLIIGSRGSALALWQANWVKAQLEATVPDRRVAIEIIKTTGDKILDAPLSKIGGKGLFTKEIEEALLAGSIDLAVHSLKDLPTVLPDGLGLGAITRREDVRDALVARSGIRSLAELPHAAIVGTSSLRRQAQLRLRRPDVEIKDLRGNVDTRLRKLREGQYDAIILAAAGITRLGLADQITEYLSAEFMLPAVGQGALAIEIRENDTITGEAVGALNHQETRLACEAERAFLAALGGGCQVPIAATATVDGDSLRLCGLVASVEGRSVVQGEQVGSAVDAVHLGQNLAQTLLMMGARELLNEETTNH, from the coding sequence ATGACATCTTCCCACTTATCTCGACTCGACGCTGATTTGATTATTGGCTCACGCGGCAGTGCGCTTGCACTCTGGCAGGCCAACTGGGTCAAAGCTCAATTAGAAGCCACCGTGCCTGACCGCCGGGTGGCAATTGAAATTATTAAAACCACTGGCGATAAGATTTTAGATGCCCCGCTCTCCAAAATTGGCGGGAAAGGCTTGTTCACCAAAGAAATTGAAGAGGCGTTGCTGGCTGGAAGCATTGATCTGGCCGTCCATAGCCTCAAGGATTTGCCGACAGTGTTGCCCGATGGATTGGGCTTAGGCGCGATTACCCGGCGTGAGGATGTTCGGGACGCGTTGGTTGCCCGGTCTGGCATTCGATCACTGGCTGAACTTCCACATGCGGCGATAGTTGGGACAAGTAGTTTGCGGCGCCAGGCCCAATTGCGCCTGCGCCGACCTGATGTTGAAATAAAAGATTTGCGGGGAAACGTTGATACCCGGCTGCGAAAGCTCCGTGAAGGCCAGTATGATGCGATTATTCTGGCAGCCGCTGGAATCACCCGGCTTGGATTGGCCGATCAAATTACCGAATACTTGTCGGCTGAGTTTATGTTGCCGGCAGTTGGTCAGGGAGCGCTGGCTATTGAAATTCGAGAGAATGACACGATCACAGGTGAGGCCGTCGGAGCACTGAACCACCAGGAAACCCGGCTGGCATGCGAAGCCGAGCGAGCCTTTCTGGCTGCGCTTGGTGGTGGATGCCAGGTCCCCATTGCAGCAACCGCAACGGTTGATGGCGATAGCCTTCGTTTGTGTGGGTTAGTGGCAAGCGTTGAAGGGCGTTCGGTGGTGCAAGGGGAACAGGTTGGAAGCGCCGTTGATGCGGTTCATCTGGGCCAAAATTTGGCCCAAACTCTCCTGATGATGGGGGCACGAGAACTTCTGAATGAAGAAACCACTAACCACTAA
- the mdh gene encoding malate dehydrogenase: MGRKKVTVVGAGNVGATVAELVALKELADVVLIDIVEGLPQGKALDMNEMAPVEGYDALLTGSTSYEASANSDIVVITSGKPRRPGMSRDDLVEENKKIVAAVTEQIAKYSPNAILVMVANPLDAMCTVAQRVSGFPRNRVIGMAGVLDSARMRFFLAEALNVSVENITAFVLGGHGDTMVPLPRYSTCAGIPIPELLAAETIEAIMNRTRNGGAEVVKLLGTSAWYAPASASVEMVEAILKDKKKILPCAALLEGEYGYNGLFIGVPVKLGANGIEQIIEISLTPEEKAALDKSAAAVQELVDLLK; this comes from the coding sequence ATGGGTCGTAAAAAAGTCACTGTTGTCGGTGCGGGCAACGTCGGTGCAACTGTTGCCGAACTGGTTGCATTGAAAGAACTTGCGGATGTTGTTCTGATTGATATCGTCGAAGGTTTGCCACAGGGAAAAGCCCTGGATATGAATGAAATGGCACCGGTCGAAGGCTATGATGCGCTGTTGACTGGGTCAACTTCATATGAGGCGAGTGCCAATTCCGATATCGTTGTCATCACCTCTGGGAAACCACGTCGGCCAGGCATGAGCCGCGATGATCTGGTCGAAGAAAACAAAAAGATTGTGGCGGCGGTCACCGAACAGATTGCCAAATATTCGCCCAATGCCATTCTGGTGATGGTTGCCAACCCGCTCGATGCCATGTGTACCGTCGCGCAACGAGTTTCCGGCTTTCCACGCAATCGCGTGATCGGGATGGCGGGTGTGCTCGACTCGGCCCGCATGCGGTTTTTCCTGGCTGAAGCCCTCAACGTGTCGGTTGAAAACATCACGGCGTTTGTGCTTGGCGGTCACGGTGACACGATGGTGCCGCTGCCACGCTATTCAACCTGTGCTGGCATTCCGATTCCGGAATTGCTTGCTGCCGAAACGATTGAAGCGATTATGAACCGGACTCGCAACGGCGGCGCCGAAGTCGTCAAGCTGCTCGGCACCTCTGCCTGGTATGCTCCGGCGTCAGCTTCGGTTGAAATGGTGGAAGCGATTCTCAAGGACAAGAAGAAAATTCTGCCTTGTGCCGCCTTGCTTGAAGGCGAATATGGTTACAATGGACTGTTTATTGGCGTTCCAGTCAAACTGGGGGCCAATGGGATCGAGCAGATCATTGAAATCAGCCTGACTCCGGAAGAAAAAGCCGCGCTGGATAAATCAGCCGCGGCGGTTCAGGAACTGGTTGATTTGTTGAAGTAA
- a CDS encoding mechanosensitive ion channel family protein, with the protein MLSEVWKQLVENVWFTFWISVLTGILGEIGFRYFYKWFRDFTESTETQLDNILLARMHYPMRIAVWLGAVLVFLHWQPQFSTSIIRKVIDVVEVGLILYIIVETLETLGVDYFLVERRKVDIPWLLRDIGRVLIFSILGIVLIQNVFGADLTPFLATSTVISVVLGLALQSTLGNLFAGIALHLERPLRLGDWILYRTFEGKVVQMGWRSVTLQNFDGDLITVPNHAISTADVVNFYAPTRLHARKLRILVKHQVSPEQVEEAVMLAIEQVPQVLKDQPIKVWLVEYSPVAIHYTVKFWIEDFAFHDDIESHLMKQFWHAFAKLGLEHPLAVSVLLPTTKDEWLGIKSVPPA; encoded by the coding sequence ATGCTATCTGAAGTTTGGAAACAACTCGTTGAGAATGTGTGGTTTACCTTTTGGATCTCAGTATTGACTGGGATTTTGGGGGAAATCGGATTCCGCTATTTTTATAAGTGGTTTCGGGATTTTACCGAAAGCACTGAAACCCAGCTTGATAATATCTTACTGGCTCGGATGCACTACCCGATGCGGATCGCCGTCTGGTTGGGGGCGGTACTGGTCTTTCTGCACTGGCAACCCCAGTTTTCGACCTCGATCATTCGCAAAGTAATTGATGTCGTTGAGGTTGGACTGATTCTCTACATCATTGTCGAAACGCTGGAAACGCTTGGGGTTGATTATTTTTTGGTGGAACGCCGGAAGGTTGATATTCCCTGGCTGTTGCGCGACATCGGGCGGGTTTTGATTTTCAGCATTCTGGGAATTGTGCTCATCCAGAATGTGTTTGGGGCGGATTTAACCCCGTTTTTGGCGACTTCGACCGTCATCAGCGTGGTTTTAGGGCTGGCGCTTCAGAGTACGCTGGGCAATTTGTTTGCCGGTATTGCGCTTCACCTGGAGCGCCCGCTTCGACTGGGAGATTGGATCCTCTACCGCACCTTCGAAGGGAAAGTGGTCCAGATGGGTTGGCGTTCCGTTACCTTGCAAAACTTCGATGGTGACCTGATTACGGTGCCCAATCATGCGATTTCAACCGCCGACGTGGTGAATTTTTATGCGCCAACCAGGTTGCACGCCCGAAAGCTCCGAATCCTGGTCAAGCATCAGGTATCACCGGAACAAGTCGAGGAAGCTGTGATGCTGGCGATTGAGCAGGTGCCGCAAGTCCTCAAGGACCAGCCCATCAAAGTTTGGCTGGTTGAATACTCACCCGTGGCGATTCATTACACAGTGAAATTCTGGATCGAGGATTTTGCTTTTCACGACGACATCGAGAGCCATTTAATGAAGCAGTTCTGGCATGCTTTTGCCAAACTTGGGCTTGAGCATCCGCTGGCGGTTTCAGTTTTGCTGCCCACCACCAAAGATGAATGGCTGGGAATCAAGTCAGTACCACCCGCGTGA